The proteins below come from a single Panicum hallii strain FIL2 chromosome 7, PHallii_v3.1, whole genome shotgun sequence genomic window:
- the LOC112901516 gene encoding uncharacterized protein LOC112901516 isoform X1 codes for MDEWRCRRHPPLPGGGVCPHCLRDRLLRLCPECARARPCACSSSGASSPSSSSSPGAGAAGGRNHSLAERERRVARSRSVVAAHGGADDRGRSRSGVWGWVSFRKPPQPPTPDAAAGCKDVEQEYDDAVALARSRSVSAEPPAAEPKAAGPPKAGGWGRLIPGKIKALRSRKYRGGGGDWRDSAR; via the coding sequence atgGACGAGTGGCGCTGCCGGCGGCACCCGCCCctgccgggcggcggcgtgtgcccGCACTGCCTCCgcgaccgcctcctccgcctctgccccgagtgcgcgcgcgcgcggccctgcgcctgctcctcctccggcgcgTCCTCcccgtcgtcgtcctcgtcccccggcgccggcgcggccggcggccggaacCACAGCCTCGCCGAGCGGGAGCGCCGGGTCGCGCGCTCGCGCTCCGTCGTCGCCGCGCACGGCGGCGCCGACGACCGGGGGCGGTCCAGGTCCGGGGTCTGGGGCTGGGTGTCGTTCCGGAAGCCACCTCAGCCGCCGACGCCGGACGCCGCCGCGGGGTGCAAGGACGTGGAGCAGGAGTACGACGACGCGGTGGCGCTGGCGCGGTCGAGGTCGGTGTcggcggagccgccggccgcggAGCCGAAGGCGGCGGGGCCGCCGAAGGCCGGGGGGTGGGGCAGGCTCATCCCCGGGAAGATCAAGGCGCTGCGGAGCCGGAAgtaccgcggcggcggcggcgattggCGGGACAGCGCGAGATGA
- the LOC112901516 gene encoding uncharacterized protein LOC112901516 isoform X2: MDEWRCRRHPPLPGGGVCPHCLRDRLLRLCPECARARPCACSSSGASSPSSSSSPGAGAAGGRNHSLAERERRVARSRSVVAAHGGADDRGRSRSGVWGWVSFRKPPQPPTPDAAAGCKDVEQEYDDAVALARSRSVSAEPPKAGGWGRLIPGKIKALRSRKYRGGGGDWRDSAR; this comes from the exons atgGACGAGTGGCGCTGCCGGCGGCACCCGCCCctgccgggcggcggcgtgtgcccGCACTGCCTCCgcgaccgcctcctccgcctctgccccgagtgcgcgcgcgcgcggccctgcgcctgctcctcctccggcgcgTCCTCcccgtcgtcgtcctcgtcccccggcgccggcgcggccggcggccggaacCACAGCCTCGCCGAGCGGGAGCGCCGGGTCGCGCGCTCGCGCTCCGTCGTCGCCGCGCACGGCGGCGCCGACGACCGGGGGCGGTCCAGGTCCGGGGTCTGGGGCTGGGTGTCGTTCCGGAAGCCACCTCAGCCGCCGACGCCGGACGCCGCCGCGGGGTGCAAGGACGTGGAGCAGGAGTACGACGACGCGGTGGCGCTGGCGCGGTCGAGGTCGGTGTcggcgga GCCGCCGAAGGCCGGGGGGTGGGGCAGGCTCATCCCCGGGAAGATCAAGGCGCTGCGGAGCCGGAAgtaccgcggcggcggcggcgattggCGGGACAGCGCGAGATGA